In Novipirellula caenicola, the sequence ATACTCGACTTGTCATGATTGGAGTTCATAATCAGATCAAGAACTTTTGGGCGTCACTGGTTGCCTTGAAGACGTAGTGTGTAGCGCGAGTGGATCTTCGACTCCGGGACTCTCGATGTCGCTCGCCAAGACGCGACCACGAGTTTCGCCTTCGGGCATGCACAGACCTTGGGCAGTATCCAACAGGAAACCATGATTTCGGAGCTCAATCTCGTTCAGGGCTCGGCAGCCAGCCGATACCTTTCACCCTCACTACCTTTCGTGTTTACGCATCAACGTTGAACTTCGACTTGCGTCTTATATCAACGCAGCAAAACTCGATACTGAGCCCGTGGCTAGCGGTTACTCAGGCGGGATTCACACCCGCTCGTCTTCAAACCATTTCCAGTCCGCAACGTTCATCGCATGGTTCGTCGTCTGTGTCCAATAAAGCGGAGTTCAGTCTCGTGGCGACTTAAAAGTCTTGTCGTGGAGTACACCAGGGTCTTCAGTCGGAATTGGGTCGCCGAACAAGGCATGTGCGATCATTTCGGCCACGATGAAGCCGCCAAATACAATCGTCGTCAACAAAAGAAAATGTTCGTCCTGCAAGGAGTGGTTGGCGACCATTGCAATCCCAAGACCGATGCCGAAGAACGCCGCCGAGTATTTCTCGGATCGTGGTGCGACCTTGCGCCTTGATCGCCGCTCGATGTATCCGTGCATTGCAATCGATCCATAGGTGAATGCAAAGGCGATGGACAGGGCAATAGCGATCTCAACCCACGAGCAACCAAGGGCAAAGAGCAGGATCGCAGATGCAATTACAATTATGAGTTGGATCATGATCTTGTCGACGAACGATACGGATCACGTGGCCGCCGCGAACGACTGACCACTTCAATAAACTCAACTCGGCGGCTCATGTGCATCCGCTGGTTCGCCGCATCTTCGAGCCGATGCATTGTGCCATTCAGTCACCGAAGTGCTGAGGGTTATACTGTCCTCGAAACGAGATGTCAGTGATTCGATGCATTCGAAGGAAGGATGAACTCGCAATAGTCCAGTAAGTCGGCACCACGGTCGTCGAGCACAACGTCGGGTTTGGGCAGGAAACCCGAAAAGCAGTCGTCAATGCCGAGAGAGGCCGCAACGTCACGCGAGTACTCAGCGCCACCGCGACTCCAACAATACAGTGTATGACCATCGGCATGCATTCGACGAACGTAGTCCACACATGACGTTACCGGGATCTGCTTTGTGCCGAACGTTCGGATCAGCGTGTCATCGACATCGATGTAGATGATGCGTCTACGTTCCAAGTTCAAAGCATCCGTGTGAAGCGTCAGTCTCTTTCAGTCGGCGAACGGCGGGGTTCAGCGGGGCCGCGTGAGCGACTCTCCACTTCAAAAACGTTCACTCGCGGCCTCCGTTGCAACCCATGGTGCGCCGCTATTCGCAATGCAACACAGGCTTGAACGCCACATCGCCCAAGTCTACCCGGACAGATGGTGGGTGACAACGAATCGGACGACGTCAATCCGTGTCGGCAATGGAATCGGTATTGAGTCGCCGATTCCGTGCACCGCGAACGACGAGGAATGCTGAAAATGCGATCATCAATGGGGCCACGCCGAACGCCAGAATCTGCGCAGTAGCTGGTGTTATTGAGATGCCGAAAAGATACAGTTCAGGATCGTAGGGTGCGTAACGACGACCA encodes:
- a CDS encoding hydrolase — its product is MERRRIIYIDVDDTLIRTFGTKQIPVTSCVDYVRRMHADGHTLYCWSRGGAEYSRDVAASLGIDDCFSGFLPKPDVVLDDRGADLLDYCEFILPSNASNH